Proteins co-encoded in one Amaranthus tricolor cultivar Red isolate AtriRed21 chromosome 7, ASM2621246v1, whole genome shotgun sequence genomic window:
- the LOC130818456 gene encoding uncharacterized protein LOC130818456 — protein sequence MATVRPSAPVSLVPPKLPSLKSQIALSASAIHPSPSRLRLDKAASASLLTPFLLLLLTATGQPTLPSQAAGVADLKLEDLQGIKKGGVDKETKGKRSKTVKCSRCKKF from the exons atggccacggtccgg CCTAGTGCTCCAGTCTCCCTCGTCCCTCCCAAACTCCCATCTCTCAAGTCCCAAATCGCACTTTCTGCCAGCGCCATTCATCCATCACCGTCGAGGCTTCGACTCGACAAAGCTGCCAGCGCCAGCCTCCTCACTCCCTTCCTACTACTCCTCCTCACAGCCACCGGCCAACCTACCCTCCCCTCACAGGCGGCTGGAGTGGCGGATTTGAAG TTGGAAGACCTTCAAGGAATTAAAAAAGGGGGTGTAGACAAAGAAACAAAGGGGAAGAGGTCTAAGACTGTGAAATGTAGTAGATGCAAAAAGTTTTGA
- the LOC130817751 gene encoding sirohydrochlorin ferrochelatase, chloroplastic isoform X2, whose protein sequence is MSAKFLISNQCVHFQSPVSLITARGRRIETAPRIYRPPKSIKQKRLTSSLCFSMDQKSLNEGFSGVGQKDGVIIVDHGSRRKESNLLLNEFVLMFKSKTGYPIVEPAHMELAEPSIKDAFSLCVQQGAKRVIISPFFLFPGRHWHQDIPSLADAAALEHPGISYLVTAPLGLHEKLVNRLLLESCCWGSGGMCSMCWDRQV, encoded by the exons ATGTCAGCAAAGTTTTTGATCAGTAATCAGTGTGTTCACTTTCAAAG TCCTGTGTCTTTGATTACAGCAAGAGGAAGAAGAATAGAAACTGCACCCAGAATTTACAGACCACCAAAAAGTATCAAACAGAAGCGCCTGACATCAAGTTTATGTTTTTCAATGGATCAAAAAAGCCTGAATGAGGGTTTTTCTGGTGTGGGTCAGAAAGATGGTGTGATTATCGTGGATCATGGATCTCGTCGGAAAGAGTCTAATCTATTACTGA ACGAATTTGTGTTGATGTTCAAAAGCAAAACTGGATACCCTATTGTTGAGCCTGCACATATG GAATTGGCAGAACCTTCTATAAAAGATGCTTTCAGTTTATGTGTACAGCAAGGGGCAAAACGTGTTATCATAAGTCCATTCTTTCTTTTTCCTGGTCGACATTGGCATCAG GATATTCCTTCCCTTGCAGATGCTGCTGCACTGGAGCATCCGGGGATTAGCTATCTTGTGACTGCACCATTGGGTCTGCATGAAAAACTTGTG AATCGACTATTGCTTGAGTCATGTTGCTGGGGAAGTGGAGGAATGTGCAGTATGTGCTGGGACAGGCAGGTGTAA
- the LOC130817751 gene encoding sirohydrochlorin ferrochelatase, chloroplastic isoform X1, whose protein sequence is MSAKFLISNQCVHFQSPVSLITARGRRIETAPRIYRPPKSIKQKRLTSSLCFSMDQKSLNEGFSGVGQKDGVIIVDHGSRRKESNLLLNEFVLMFKSKTGYPIVEPAHMELAEPSIKDAFSLCVQQGAKRVIISPFFLFPGRHWHQDIPSLADAAALEHPGISYLVTAPLGLHEKLVDVVKDRIDYCLSHVAGEVEECAVCAGTGRCKIKIQDAEA, encoded by the exons ATGTCAGCAAAGTTTTTGATCAGTAATCAGTGTGTTCACTTTCAAAG TCCTGTGTCTTTGATTACAGCAAGAGGAAGAAGAATAGAAACTGCACCCAGAATTTACAGACCACCAAAAAGTATCAAACAGAAGCGCCTGACATCAAGTTTATGTTTTTCAATGGATCAAAAAAGCCTGAATGAGGGTTTTTCTGGTGTGGGTCAGAAAGATGGTGTGATTATCGTGGATCATGGATCTCGTCGGAAAGAGTCTAATCTATTACTGA ACGAATTTGTGTTGATGTTCAAAAGCAAAACTGGATACCCTATTGTTGAGCCTGCACATATG GAATTGGCAGAACCTTCTATAAAAGATGCTTTCAGTTTATGTGTACAGCAAGGGGCAAAACGTGTTATCATAAGTCCATTCTTTCTTTTTCCTGGTCGACATTGGCATCAG GATATTCCTTCCCTTGCAGATGCTGCTGCACTGGAGCATCCGGGGATTAGCTATCTTGTGACTGCACCATTGGGTCTGCATGAAAAACTTGTG GATGTTGTGAAGGACAGAATCGACTATTGCTTGAGTCATGTTGCTGGGGAAGTGGAGGAATGTGCAGTATGTGCTGGGACAGGCAGGTGTAAGATTAAAATTCAGGATGCTGAAGCGTAG
- the LOC130817673 gene encoding peroxisomal ATPase PEX1, giving the protein MELEVRLMPGVENCHVSLPLSLLQTLESSHSDHLLPHFLPLQLRSLSDDRLWHLAWCGSSSSSSAIEIAQEFADCIGLLDGTRVQVRALTNVPKASLVTIEPVTEDDWEVVELNAQVAEAAILNQVRIIQGKMTFPLWLHGHRIVTFTVVSILPDKNVVQLVPGTEVAVAPKRRKKLCDECKDDKLKSSRKALLRIQDPKERLIYESHLRGRNVGIELSSIALIHPETANKLLFDSLNVVVIMPRLPSKMKVENPGSNTMSKQLSSSAKVLSGKHLTDENDSRYAIVHLVLTESVAKGHLMLSQSLCRYLRVRFHSWVYMQRYAYDLKKDAPPVSLSPCQFVMLHTSQGPQNKGAEVLDDNFNLKDKISVYQLTQDTSAPNFSSKEELFSILFKGSIDTSNEELDFPSNAKERLLGLLHSWISAQLHSITSMTGVTTTSLVLGPTTFLLFKWTTNCLPDAKWKSSKYSIKDASMTVESVNEMLYVLNVSGEYLIGQKYRAYKLAIKDEITSVVDALRPFSENLSIGAFVSYDTCKERSFNQITASSITSLSWMGTVVSDVINRLTLLLSPSCGTWFSELNLPLPGHIIVYGPPGSGKTVLASAAAKSLERNEDILVHTVFVPCSTLAVEKVTSIRQMLCDYLTDALDNSPSLVIFDDLDSIISSSSDAEGSQPSASVVALTEFITGVMDEYEEKSKQTCGLGPIAFIACVRDLDSIPRSLTSSGRFDFHIQLPVPSTSERLAILKHEIKKRSLQCSEDVLLDVASKCDGYDAYDLGILVDRSVHAAIYRFLPSHEVESVNPSLNADDFSLAKKDFLPVSMRDLTKSASEGGRMGWEDIGGLNDVRNVVKEMIELPSKFPNIFGKSPLRMRSNVLLYGPPGCGKTHFVGAAAAASSLRFISIKGPELLNKYIGASEQAVRDVFSKAAAAAPCLLFFDEFDSIAPKRGHDNTGVTDRVVNQFLTELDGVEVLSGVFVFAATSRPDLLDAALLRPGRLDRLLFCDFPSSHDRLDILRVLSRKLPLADDVDLDAIAYITDGFSGADLQALLSDAQLAAVQELLDSGYDGKSGKSPVITNKLLKSIASKAKPSVSESEKQRLYVIYNQFLDAKRSTAAQSRDAKGKRATLA; this is encoded by the exons atggaatTGGAGGTACGATTAATGCCGGGAGTAGAAAACTGCCATGTTTCACTCCCACTCTCTCTCCTACAAACTCTCGAATCCTCTCATTCCGATCACCTCCTTCCTCATTTTCTTCCTCTTCAGCTCCGTTCTCTCTCCGATGATCGTCTTTGGCATCTCGCTTGGTGTGGTTCTTCCTCTTCGTCTTCTGCTATTGAG ATAGCTCAAGAGTTTGCTGATTGTATTGGTCTTTTGGATGGTACACGTGTTCAAGTTCGAGCTCTTACAAATGTTCCCAAGGCTAGCCTTGTCACAATTGAACCCGTTACTGAAGATGACTGGGAAGTTGTTGAACTCAATGCTCAAGTTGCTGAGGCTGCTATCTTGAATCAG GTACGGATTATACAAGGAAAGATGACATTCCCTTTGTGGTTACATGGCCATCGAATTGTTACTTTTACAGTGGTCTCGATATTGCCTGATAAAAACGTGG TGCAACTTGTTCCAGGAACTGAAGTTGCTGTTGCCCCAAAGAGGCGTAAAAAGTTGTGTGATGAGTGTAAAGATGACAAATTGAAATCTTCACGGAAGGCACTTCTGCGTATTCAAGATCCAAAAGAGAGGTTGATTTATGAAAGCCATTTAAGAGGAAGGAATGTGGGAATTGAGCTTTCATCTATTGCTCTAATTCATCCTGAAACAGCCAATAAACTTTTGTTTGATTCACTTAATGTAGTTGTTATAATGCCTAGATTGCCTTCTAAGATGAAAGTGGAAAATCCTGGAAGTAATACGATGAGTAAGCAGTTATCCTCTTCTGCGAAGGTGCTCAGTGGTAAACATTTGACTGATGAGAATGATTCTCGCTATGCAATAGTTCATCTTGTGTTGACTGAGTCGGTTGCTAAAGGACATCTAATGCTTTCTCAATCATTGTGTCGCTATCTGCGAGTAAGATTTCACTCAT GGGTTTATATGCAAAGGTACGCGTATGATCTAAAGAAAGATGCTCCTCCAGTTTCACTCAGCCCTTGTCAGTTTGTGATGTTGCATACTAGTCAGGGCCCTCAAAACAAAGGTGCAGAAGTGCTTGATGACAATTTTAatctaaaagataaaatatcAGTTTATCAGCTGACTCAAGACACCAGTGCTCCAAATTTCTCATCAAAAGAAGAGcttttctccattcttttcaAAGGATCAATTGATACCTCAAATGAGGAGCTTGATTTTCCTTCCAATGCTAAAGAGAGGTTATTGGGCCTCCTTCACTCATGGATATCGGCTCAGTTACATTCTATCACTTCAATGACCGGAGTAACAACTACTTCGTTGGTTTTGGGTCCTACAACTTTTCTCCTCTTCAAATGGACAACTAATTGTCTGCCTGATGCTAAATGGAAGTCATCAAAGTACTCCATCAAGGATGCAAGCATGACCGTGGAATCTGTAAATGAGATGTTGTATGTGTTAAATGTTTCCGGTGAATATTTGATTGGTCAAAAATACCGTGCTTACAAGCTAGCAATAAAAGATGAGATTACTAGTGTTGTTGATGCTCTGAggccattttctgaaaatctgaGTATCGGTGCTTTTGTGTCTTATGATACTTGCAAAGAGCGTTCCTTCAATCAGATCACCGCTTCTTCAATCACTTCTTTGAGTTGGATGGGTACTGTAGTATCTGATGTCATTAATA GGCTAACGTTGCTGTTATCTCCTTCCTGTGGCACCTGGTTCAGTGAACTCAACCTTCCATTACCTGGTCATATTATAGTATATGGTCCTCCG GGTTCTGGAAAAACAGTTTTAGCTTCAGCTGCTGCAAAATCCCTGGAGAGAAATGAAGACATTCTGGTCCACAC TGTTTTTGTACCTTGCTCAACATTGGCTGTAGAAAAGGTCACATCAATTCGTCAAATGCTATGTGACTATTTAACAGATGCCCTGGATAATTCACCTTCTCTCGTCATATTCGATGATCTTGATAGCATTATTTCTTCCTCAAGTGATGCTGAAGGATCTCAACCATCTGCCTCTGTCGTTGCGCTTACAGAATTTATCACTGGGGTCATGGATGAATACGAG gaAAAGAGCAAGCAGACATGTGGCCTTGGTCCTATAGCTTTCATAGCTTGTGTTCGTGATCTTGATAGCATACCTCGATCATTAACATCCTCCG GGAGATTTGATTTTCATATACAGCTTCCTGTTCCTTCTACCTCAGAACGTCTGGCTATCTTGaagcatgaaataaaaaaacGGTCCTTACAATGCTCAGAGGATGTCTTGCTAGATGTAGCCTCGAAATGTGATGGATATGATGCATATGATCTG GGCATATTAGTTGACAGGAGTGTTCATGCAGCTATTTATCGATTTTTGCCTTCTCATGAGGTTGAAAGTGTAAACCCAAGCTTAAATGCGGATGATTTTTCTCTAGCTAAGAAAGATTTCCTTCCAGTTTCCATGCGTGATCTTACCAAGTCTGCATCTGAAGGTGGTCGCATGGGTTGGGAAGACATTGGTGGTCTCAATGATGTTCGCAATGTTGTCAAAGAG ATGATCGAACTACCTTCAAAGTTTCCAAATATTTTTGGCAAATCTCCTTTAAGGATGCGATCAAATGTTCTACTATATGGACCTCCTGGCTGTGGAAAGACTCATTTTGTTggggctgctgctgctgcttctTCTCTCCGATTTATATCGATAAAGGGGCCTGAACTACTGAATAAATACATTGGTGCATCTGAACAAGCT GTTCGAGATGTATTCTCCAAAGCAGCAGCAGCTGCTCCTTGCCTTCTTTTCTTTGATGAGTTTGACTCCATTGCCCCTAAGAGAGGACATGATAACACTGGAGTCACCGATCGTGTTGTTAATCAG TTCTTAACTGAGTTAGATGGTGTAGAAGTTTTATCTGGTGTATTTGTTTTTGCAGCAACAAG TAGACCTGATTTACTCGATGCTGCATTGCTACGGCCTGGTCGACTGGACCGTCTCCTTTTTTGCGACTTTCCTTCTTCACATGACAGATTGGATATACTTAGAGTTCTCTCTAGAAAG CTACCCTTGGCAGATGATGTTGACTTGGATGCTATAGCATATATAACTGATGGATTTAGTGGTGCGGATCTCCAAGCTCTTCTATCAGATGCTCAATTAGCTGCAGTTCAGGAGCTTCTTGATAGCGGATATGACGGCAAGTCTGGGAAATCACCTGTAATTACAAATAAACTTTTAAAGTCGATTGCTTCCAAGGCTAAACCATCAGTGTCAGAGTCAGAGAAACAAAGACTTTATGTCATTTATAACCAATTCTTGGATGCTAAAAGATCTACGGCTGCACAG TCTAGGGATGCAAAAGGCAAAAGAGCAACATTGGCGTGA